One Frankia alni ACN14a DNA window includes the following coding sequences:
- the trhA gene encoding PAQR family membrane homeostasis protein TrhA produces MRGWLHAGAFPVSLALGLLAVALATTLRARLGIAIYALSIAALFGTSALYHRTMWSTSRARSRMKRLDHSMIFVFIAGTYTPFALLGMPERTARVVLAVVWGGAALGVTIRMLWLHSPRYLTVPLYIALGWVAVFVIPELAHRAGIASMVLLLVGGVCYSLGAIVYAARRPDPAPATFGYHEVFHAFTLVAAACHYIALMFAIR; encoded by the coding sequence ATGCGGGGATGGCTACATGCCGGGGCATTCCCCGTAAGCCTTGCACTGGGTCTCCTCGCCGTGGCGCTGGCCACCACGCTCCGTGCCCGACTGGGGATCGCAATATACGCGCTGAGTATTGCGGCGCTGTTCGGAACGAGCGCGCTCTACCACCGCACGATGTGGTCGACGTCACGTGCCCGGTCGCGCATGAAACGCCTCGACCATTCAATGATCTTTGTTTTCATCGCCGGCACTTATACCCCTTTTGCCCTCCTTGGGATGCCGGAGCGCACGGCTCGCGTGGTCCTGGCCGTGGTGTGGGGCGGAGCGGCACTCGGCGTGACCATCCGGATGCTGTGGCTGCACTCGCCGCGGTACCTGACCGTGCCGCTGTACATCGCCCTCGGCTGGGTCGCCGTCTTCGTCATCCCGGAGCTGGCTCACCGGGCCGGGATCGCCTCGATGGTCCTGCTGCTGGTCGGCGGCGTCTGCTACAGCCTCGGTGCCATCGTCTACGCCGCGCGGCGACCGGACCCGGCCCCGGCGACCTTCGGCTACCACGAGGTGTTCCACGCCTTCACCCTCGTCGCCGCGGCCTGCCACTACATCGCCCTGATGTTCGCGATCCGCTGA
- a CDS encoding thioredoxin domain-containing protein: MPNKLAEQTSPYLLQHADNPVDWWPWCPEAFAEAARRGVPVLLSVGYASCHWCHVMAHESFEDVVTAAYMNDHFVNIKVDREERPDVDSVYMDVTVALTGHGGWPMTVFLTPTAEPFFAGTYFPPRPRPGMGSFRQVLEAVVAAWQTRRAEIEESGADIARRLAEAAARGPVAGLAASPTSGVADELSPPLLDTAVAGLSARFDARHGGFGGAPKFPPSMVAEMLLRHAARTGDGHSLEMVALTCERMARGGMYDQLAGGFARYSVDATWTVPHFEKMLYDNAQLLRVYLHLWRATGSPLAQRVVRETAAFLLADLRTPQGGFASALDADAVPAGVPAAHAQPEEGASYSWTPAGLRAALGADDGAWAAEIFGVTAEGTFEHGTSVLQLPADPPDAARFAAVRAALAAARAGRPQPARDDKVVAAWNGLAIAALAEAGALLDEPAWIRAAEDAAVLLRDVHLVAGRLRRTSRDGRVGTNAGVLEDYGDVAEGLLTLHQVTGDPEWLTLAGELLEVVRARFAAPDGGFFDTADDAEALLRRPRDDSDSATPSGQAAVAGALLTYAALTGSAEHRSTAEATVARFAPLLSRDARFAGWAGAVAEALLAGPAEVAVVDSPALERLARLGTAPGAVVVTSGPLVAGRGAPGVYVCRDFVCELPVHTAEEVRRQLGVKVAT; the protein is encoded by the coding sequence GTGCCGAACAAGCTGGCGGAGCAGACGTCTCCGTACCTGCTCCAGCATGCGGACAACCCCGTCGACTGGTGGCCGTGGTGCCCGGAGGCGTTCGCCGAGGCGGCCCGCCGAGGGGTGCCCGTGCTGCTCTCGGTGGGCTACGCGTCCTGCCACTGGTGCCACGTCATGGCGCACGAGTCGTTCGAGGACGTGGTCACCGCCGCCTACATGAACGACCACTTCGTCAACATCAAGGTGGACCGGGAGGAGCGGCCGGACGTCGACTCCGTCTACATGGACGTCACCGTCGCCCTGACCGGTCACGGCGGTTGGCCGATGACGGTCTTCCTCACCCCGACCGCCGAGCCGTTCTTCGCGGGCACCTACTTCCCGCCCCGGCCCCGGCCGGGCATGGGGTCGTTCCGCCAGGTGCTGGAGGCAGTGGTCGCCGCCTGGCAGACCAGGCGGGCGGAGATCGAGGAGTCGGGAGCCGACATCGCCCGCCGGCTGGCGGAGGCGGCGGCGCGCGGCCCGGTCGCCGGGCTCGCCGCGAGCCCCACCTCCGGCGTCGCCGACGAGCTGAGCCCGCCGCTGCTGGACACGGCCGTCGCGGGCCTGTCCGCCCGGTTCGACGCGCGGCACGGCGGTTTCGGCGGGGCGCCGAAGTTCCCGCCGTCCATGGTCGCGGAGATGCTGTTGCGCCACGCCGCCCGCACCGGCGACGGGCACAGCCTGGAGATGGTGGCGCTGACCTGCGAGCGAATGGCCCGCGGCGGCATGTACGACCAGCTCGCCGGCGGCTTCGCCCGCTACAGCGTCGACGCGACGTGGACCGTCCCGCACTTCGAGAAGATGCTCTACGACAACGCCCAGCTGCTGCGGGTGTACCTGCACCTGTGGCGGGCCACCGGCTCGCCGCTGGCCCAGCGGGTGGTCCGGGAGACCGCGGCGTTCCTGCTCGCCGACCTGCGTACCCCGCAGGGCGGGTTCGCCTCGGCGCTCGACGCGGACGCGGTGCCGGCGGGCGTCCCGGCGGCCCACGCGCAGCCCGAGGAGGGCGCGAGCTACTCGTGGACACCCGCCGGCCTGCGCGCCGCCCTCGGCGCGGACGACGGTGCCTGGGCAGCGGAGATCTTCGGCGTCACCGCGGAGGGCACGTTCGAGCACGGGACGTCGGTGCTGCAGCTTCCGGCGGACCCGCCCGACGCGGCGCGCTTCGCGGCGGTGCGCGCGGCCCTGGCCGCCGCCCGGGCCGGCCGTCCGCAGCCCGCCCGGGACGACAAGGTGGTCGCCGCGTGGAACGGGCTGGCCATCGCCGCCCTCGCCGAGGCCGGGGCGCTGCTCGACGAGCCGGCCTGGATCCGCGCCGCCGAGGACGCGGCCGTGCTGCTGCGCGACGTCCACCTCGTGGCGGGCCGGCTGCGGCGCACCAGCCGGGACGGCCGGGTCGGGACGAACGCCGGCGTGCTGGAGGACTACGGCGACGTCGCCGAGGGGCTGCTCACCCTGCACCAGGTCACCGGTGATCCGGAGTGGCTGACCCTGGCCGGGGAGCTGCTCGAGGTGGTCCGGGCCCGGTTCGCCGCGCCGGACGGCGGCTTCTTCGACACCGCGGACGACGCGGAGGCGCTGCTGCGCCGCCCCCGCGACGACTCGGACTCGGCGACCCCGTCGGGCCAGGCGGCGGTGGCGGGTGCCCTGCTGACCTACGCGGCCCTGACCGGCTCGGCCGAGCACCGGAGCACCGCCGAGGCGACCGTGGCCCGGTTCGCGCCGCTGCTGTCCCGCGACGCCCGGTTCGCCGGCTGGGCCGGAGCGGTCGCCGAGGCGCTGCTCGCCGGACCGGCCGAGGTCGCCGTCGTGGACAGTCCGGCCCTGGAACGGCTCGCCCGGCTGGGCACCGCGCCCGGTGCCGTCGTGGTGACCAGCGGGCCGTTGGTCGCCGGGCGGGGAGCCCCGGGGGTGTACGTCTGCCGCGACTTCGTCTGCGAGCTGCCCGTGCACACCGCCGAGGAGGTTCGCAGGCAGCTCGGCGTGAAGGTCGCCACCTGA
- a CDS encoding leucine--tRNA ligase: MSETAEHGTGAANATASPSGAVPPSGATATAGTGDEPGFRYDARLAADIERRWQRRWADEGTFNSPNPVGPLAAGFDEVAGREPFYIMDMFPYPSGTGLHVGHPLGYIGTDVFARYLRMSGRHVLHPFGYDAFGLPAEQYAINTGQHPRTTTDANIANMRRQLSRLGLGHDTRREIATTDVGYYRWTQWIFEQIFDAWYDPQAGRARPIAELIAEFEAGTRSPAAGPAAGTTAVSVDAVRAANPTGLPWAELDRVTRRRVVDAHRLAYISEQLVNWCPGLGTVLANEEVTAEGRSDIGNYPVFRRPLRQWVLRITAYAERLVDDLDLVDWSDSIKQMQRNWIGPSDGAGVEFAVVPPSGSAGAAPGQRIEVYTTRPDTLAGATFLVLAPEHPQVDALVADAWPAGTPGAWRFPAGRGPAVGEAAEVAAEEVAAEEVGAAEVEAAAADPAWTPRAAVEAYRAFAARRSDRQRGEEVDRTGVFTGAYVRNPVGGGLLPVFLADYVLVGYGTGAIMAVPAHDSRDFSFARAFDLPIPAVLAPDEQWYAEHRVTPGAPPSAWPEAFGGEGAYLPGPAGTPVLAGLTKPDAIKTTVRWLEDGGHGRLARSYRLRDWLFSRQRYWGEPFPIVFDDDGLPYAVPDELLPVELPEMTDFRPTAMAEDDESDPVPPLARVADWASVTLDLGDGPKRYRRETNTMPQWAGSCWYHLRYLDPTNTERFVDETVERYWLAKPGAAAGDGGVDLYVGGVEHAVLHLLYARFWQKVLYDLGHVSSKEPFKRLFNQGYIQADAFTDARGMYVPAAEVKQTDDGRFTHHGAPVDRRSGKMGKSLKNSVSPDEMYERFGADTLRVYEMAMGPLDADRPWHTDDIVGSHRFLQRLWRAVVDEGSGTVAVSDEQLDAEATRVLHRTIITLAAEYAGLRFNTAVARLIELTNYVSKRYGQAATPRALAEPLVLMVAPLAPHIAEELWTRLGHSESVSRAAFPVGDPALAAESERTIPVQVNGKVRFTLQVPDGAAEPVIRELLTAHPDYARQTEGRTIKKTIIVPGRIVNIALG; encoded by the coding sequence ATGAGTGAGACGGCCGAGCACGGTACCGGCGCCGCGAACGCCACGGCATCCCCGTCCGGCGCTGTACCCCCCTCCGGTGCCACGGCCACGGCCGGGACCGGCGACGAGCCGGGGTTCCGCTACGACGCCCGGCTCGCCGCGGACATCGAGCGCCGCTGGCAGCGCCGGTGGGCCGACGAGGGCACGTTCAACTCGCCGAACCCGGTCGGGCCGCTCGCCGCGGGCTTCGACGAGGTCGCCGGGCGCGAGCCGTTCTACATCATGGACATGTTCCCGTACCCCAGCGGCACCGGCCTGCACGTCGGTCACCCGCTCGGGTACATCGGCACCGACGTGTTCGCCCGCTACCTGCGCATGTCCGGCCGCCACGTGCTGCACCCGTTCGGCTACGACGCCTTCGGCCTGCCCGCGGAGCAGTACGCCATCAACACCGGCCAGCACCCGCGCACGACCACCGACGCCAACATCGCCAACATGCGCCGGCAGCTGTCCCGGCTGGGGCTCGGCCACGACACCCGCCGCGAGATAGCCACGACCGACGTCGGGTACTACCGCTGGACGCAGTGGATCTTCGAGCAGATCTTCGACGCCTGGTACGACCCGCAGGCCGGCCGGGCGCGACCGATCGCCGAGCTGATCGCCGAGTTCGAGGCCGGGACCCGCTCGCCGGCGGCCGGCCCCGCCGCCGGCACCACCGCCGTGTCGGTCGACGCCGTGCGCGCCGCGAACCCGACGGGCCTGCCCTGGGCCGAGCTGGACCGGGTCACCCGCCGCCGGGTCGTCGACGCCCACCGGCTGGCCTACATCTCCGAGCAGCTCGTCAACTGGTGCCCCGGGCTCGGCACCGTGCTGGCGAACGAGGAGGTCACCGCCGAGGGCCGCAGTGACATCGGGAACTACCCGGTGTTCCGCCGGCCGCTGCGGCAGTGGGTGCTGCGGATCACCGCCTACGCCGAGCGGCTGGTCGACGACCTCGACCTGGTCGACTGGTCCGACTCGATCAAGCAGATGCAGCGCAACTGGATCGGCCCGAGCGACGGCGCCGGCGTCGAGTTCGCCGTCGTCCCCCCGTCCGGCTCGGCCGGGGCGGCGCCCGGCCAGCGCATCGAGGTGTACACCACCCGGCCCGACACCCTCGCCGGGGCGACCTTCCTGGTGCTCGCCCCCGAACATCCGCAGGTCGACGCGCTGGTCGCCGACGCGTGGCCGGCCGGCACCCCCGGCGCCTGGCGCTTCCCCGCCGGCCGCGGCCCGGCCGTCGGCGAGGCCGCCGAGGTGGCGGCCGAGGAGGTGGCGGCCGAGGAGGTGGGAGCCGCCGAGGTCGAGGCCGCCGCCGCGGACCCCGCCTGGACGCCGCGCGCCGCCGTCGAGGCGTACCGGGCCTTCGCCGCGCGGCGCAGCGACCGCCAGCGCGGCGAGGAGGTCGACCGCACGGGCGTGTTCACCGGTGCCTACGTGCGCAACCCGGTGGGCGGCGGGCTGCTCCCCGTCTTCCTCGCGGACTACGTGCTCGTCGGCTACGGCACCGGCGCGATCATGGCCGTGCCGGCGCACGACAGCCGGGACTTCAGCTTCGCCCGCGCGTTCGACCTGCCGATCCCGGCGGTGCTGGCGCCGGACGAGCAGTGGTACGCCGAGCACCGGGTGACCCCGGGCGCCCCGCCGTCCGCGTGGCCTGAGGCGTTCGGCGGCGAGGGTGCCTACCTGCCCGGGCCCGCGGGTACGCCGGTGCTCGCCGGCCTGACCAAGCCCGACGCGATCAAGACGACGGTGCGGTGGTTGGAGGACGGCGGCCACGGCCGGCTGGCCCGGTCCTACCGGCTGCGGGACTGGCTGTTCTCCCGGCAGCGCTACTGGGGCGAGCCGTTCCCGATCGTCTTCGACGACGACGGCCTGCCGTACGCCGTCCCGGACGAGCTGCTGCCCGTCGAACTGCCCGAGATGACCGACTTCCGGCCGACGGCGATGGCCGAGGACGACGAGAGCGATCCGGTGCCGCCGCTGGCCCGCGTGGCCGACTGGGCGAGCGTCACGCTCGACCTCGGTGACGGCCCGAAGCGCTACCGGCGCGAGACGAACACGATGCCGCAGTGGGCCGGGTCCTGCTGGTACCACCTGCGCTACCTGGACCCGACCAACACCGAGCGGTTCGTCGACGAGACCGTCGAGCGGTACTGGCTGGCCAAGCCGGGCGCGGCGGCCGGCGACGGCGGCGTCGACCTCTACGTCGGCGGCGTCGAGCACGCGGTGCTGCACCTGCTCTACGCCCGGTTCTGGCAGAAGGTGCTCTACGACCTGGGGCACGTGTCGTCCAAGGAGCCGTTCAAGCGGCTGTTCAACCAGGGCTACATCCAGGCCGACGCGTTCACCGACGCCCGCGGGATGTACGTCCCGGCGGCCGAGGTGAAGCAGACCGACGACGGCCGCTTCACCCACCACGGCGCGCCGGTCGACCGCCGCTCCGGCAAGATGGGCAAGAGCCTGAAGAACAGCGTCAGCCCGGACGAGATGTACGAGCGGTTCGGCGCCGACACGCTGCGCGTCTACGAGATGGCGATGGGTCCGCTCGACGCCGACCGGCCCTGGCACACCGACGACATCGTCGGCTCCCACCGGTTCCTGCAGCGCCTGTGGCGCGCGGTCGTCGACGAGGGCAGCGGCACGGTCGCCGTCTCCGACGAGCAGCTGGACGCCGAGGCCACCCGCGTCCTGCACCGGACGATCATCACGTTGGCGGCGGAGTACGCGGGCCTGCGGTTCAACACGGCCGTCGCCCGGCTCATCGAGCTGACGAACTACGTCTCGAAGCGGTACGGCCAGGCCGCGACGCCCCGGGCGCTGGCCGAGCCGCTCGTCCTGATGGTGGCGCCGCTGGCCCCGCACATCGCGGAGGAGCTCTGGACCCGGCTCGGGCACAGCGAGTCGGTGAGCCGCGCGGCCTTCCCCGTGGGCGACCCGGCGCTGGCCGCCGAGTCCGAGCGGACCATCCCGGTCCAGGTGAACGGGAAGGTGCGGTTCACCCTCCAGGTACCCGACGGTGCCGCAGAGCCCGTGATCCGCGAGCTGCTCACCGCGCACCCCGACTACGCGCGCCAGACCGAGGGCCGAACCATCAAGAAGACCATCATCGTGCCCGGCCGCATCGTCAACATCGCCCTGGGCTGA
- the mca gene encoding mycothiol conjugate amidase Mca, translating into MPSVDERHGLRLMAIHAHPDDESSKGAATMARYASEGVDVLVVTCTGGEEGSVLNPAMDQPGVAERITEIRREEMENARRILGVRQEWLGFVDSGLPEGDPLPPVPPGRFATTPLTAAARPLVRLIRTFRPQVITTYDESGGYPHPDHVMTHNISIEAFEAAGDPERYPEVGVDAGLAPWQPLKLYYHLTFHKERILALHEALLARGLESPYTERLDEWADRAADAGRLTTRVPCADWFATRDRALIAHATQVDPTGWWFRVPLDVQREVWPTEDYQLARSLIEVGTLPEDDLFNGV; encoded by the coding sequence ATGCCTTCGGTCGACGAGCGGCATGGCCTGCGTCTCATGGCCATCCATGCCCACCCCGATGACGAGTCCAGTAAGGGCGCGGCCACGATGGCGCGTTACGCGAGCGAGGGCGTGGACGTGCTGGTCGTGACATGTACCGGCGGAGAGGAGGGCAGTGTCCTCAACCCGGCGATGGACCAACCCGGCGTCGCCGAGCGCATCACCGAGATCCGCCGCGAGGAGATGGAGAACGCCCGGCGCATCCTTGGCGTCCGCCAGGAGTGGCTCGGCTTCGTCGACTCCGGCCTGCCCGAGGGCGACCCGCTGCCGCCCGTGCCGCCGGGGCGCTTCGCCACCACGCCCCTCACCGCGGCGGCCCGGCCCCTGGTCAGGCTGATTCGCACCTTCCGGCCGCAGGTCATCACGACCTACGACGAGTCCGGCGGTTATCCGCACCCCGACCACGTCATGACGCACAACATCAGCATCGAGGCGTTCGAGGCGGCCGGCGACCCCGAGCGCTATCCCGAGGTGGGGGTGGACGCCGGGCTCGCCCCCTGGCAGCCGCTCAAGCTCTACTACCACCTCACTTTCCACAAGGAGCGCATCCTCGCGCTGCACGAGGCGCTGCTGGCCCGCGGCCTGGAGTCCCCCTACACGGAACGCCTCGACGAGTGGGCCGACCGGGCGGCGGACGCCGGCCGGCTCACCACCCGGGTGCCGTGCGCGGACTGGTTCGCCACCCGCGATCGCGCCCTGATCGCGCACGCCACCCAGGTCGATCCCACCGGATGGTGGTTCCGGGTCCCGCTCGACGTGCAGCGGGAGGTCTGGCCCACCGAGGACTACCAACTCGCCCGATCGCTGATCGAGGTCGGCACGCTGCCCGAGGACGACCTGTTCAACGGCGTGTGA
- the greA gene encoding transcription elongation factor GreA — MTQQTWLTQEAYDRLRSELDYLTGPWRTEIATKIEAAREEGDLKENGGYHAAKEEQGKQEARIRQLSDLLRDAQVGESPATTGEAGPGTVVEVRFPGEQETEKFLIGSREDHSAPIDVFSPASPLGGAVNGHKAGETVSYTLPNGRSAKVEIVSVAPYGS; from the coding sequence GTGACGCAGCAGACTTGGCTCACTCAGGAGGCATACGACCGGCTCCGCTCCGAGCTCGACTACCTCACCGGCCCCTGGCGCACGGAGATCGCGACCAAGATCGAGGCGGCCCGCGAGGAGGGCGACCTCAAGGAGAACGGCGGTTACCACGCCGCCAAGGAGGAGCAGGGCAAGCAGGAGGCCCGGATCCGCCAGCTCTCCGACCTGCTACGGGACGCCCAGGTGGGCGAGTCGCCCGCCACGACCGGTGAGGCCGGTCCGGGCACGGTCGTCGAGGTGCGCTTCCCCGGCGAGCAGGAGACCGAGAAGTTCCTCATCGGCTCCCGCGAGGACCACAGCGCTCCCATCGACGTGTTCTCCCCCGCCTCCCCGCTCGGTGGCGCCGTGAACGGCCACAAGGCCGGCGAGACCGTCAGCTACACACTTCCCAACGGCCGCTCCGCGAAGGTCGAGATCGTCTCGGTCGCACCTTACGGCTCCTGA
- a CDS encoding magnesium chelatase — MPPTATSPATAPADAAPPYATVGELRRSGHVHRPVRTELRDNLVALMKGDTPRFPGIVGFDETVLPQVERAILAGHDIVFLGERGQGKTRLIRTLVNLLDEWSPAVAGCEINDHPYVPVCGRCRALAAELGEDLPIAWRHRSDRFGEKLATPDTSVGDLIGDVDPVKVAEGRTLGDPETVHYGLVPRTNRGIFSVNELPDLAERIQVSLLNVLEERDIQVRGYLLRLPLDLLLVASANPEDYTNRGRIITPLKDRFGAEVRTHYPLQLADELALIRQEAVISWAGSPLGTPELAEHLVEIVARFTRLVRDAPQVDQRSGVSARLAVAAAETVAASAVRRAALTGEETPTARVVDLAAIVPAVRGKVEFDQLEEGREDEVLALLLRRAIAETFRARLAGADLTGLQNRFDADGPVETGDMVPAAELLRRVGPVPGLAAILNRLGVDGAESPGLAAAALELAMEGLHLNRRLAKEELPGRTVYGS, encoded by the coding sequence ATGCCACCGACCGCGACATCCCCGGCCACCGCGCCGGCGGATGCCGCTCCGCCCTATGCCACGGTGGGTGAGCTTCGCCGCAGCGGGCACGTTCACCGGCCCGTCCGCACGGAGCTGCGCGACAACCTCGTCGCCCTGATGAAGGGCGACACGCCGCGTTTCCCGGGCATCGTCGGGTTCGACGAGACCGTCCTGCCGCAGGTCGAGCGCGCCATCCTCGCCGGCCACGACATCGTCTTCCTGGGCGAGCGCGGCCAGGGCAAGACGCGGCTCATCCGCACCCTGGTGAATCTGCTCGACGAGTGGTCGCCCGCCGTCGCCGGCTGCGAGATCAACGACCACCCGTACGTGCCCGTCTGCGGCCGTTGCCGGGCGCTGGCGGCCGAGCTCGGCGAGGATCTTCCGATCGCCTGGCGCCACCGCTCCGACCGGTTCGGCGAGAAGCTCGCCACGCCGGACACCAGCGTGGGCGACCTGATCGGCGACGTCGACCCGGTGAAGGTCGCCGAGGGCCGCACCCTCGGCGACCCGGAGACGGTGCACTACGGCCTGGTGCCGCGCACGAACCGCGGCATCTTCAGCGTCAACGAGCTGCCCGACCTCGCCGAGCGCATCCAGGTGTCGCTGCTCAACGTGCTGGAGGAGCGCGACATCCAGGTCCGCGGCTACCTGCTGCGCCTGCCGCTCGACCTGCTGCTGGTGGCCTCGGCGAACCCGGAGGACTACACCAACCGCGGCCGGATCATCACCCCGCTCAAGGACCGCTTCGGCGCCGAGGTGCGCACCCACTACCCCCTGCAGCTCGCCGACGAGCTCGCGCTGATCCGCCAGGAGGCCGTGATCTCCTGGGCGGGGTCGCCGCTGGGGACCCCCGAGCTCGCCGAGCACCTGGTGGAGATCGTGGCCCGGTTCACCCGGCTCGTCCGTGACGCCCCGCAGGTCGACCAGCGTTCGGGCGTGTCGGCCCGGCTGGCGGTGGCCGCGGCGGAGACGGTGGCCGCCTCCGCGGTCCGCCGCGCGGCACTGACCGGAGAGGAGACGCCCACCGCCCGGGTGGTCGACCTCGCCGCGATCGTGCCGGCGGTGCGCGGCAAGGTCGAGTTCGACCAGCTCGAGGAGGGGCGCGAGGACGAGGTGCTCGCGCTGCTGCTGCGCCGCGCGATCGCCGAGACGTTCCGGGCCCGCCTCGCCGGAGCCGACCTCACCGGGCTGCAGAACCGGTTCGACGCCGACGGCCCGGTCGAGACGGGCGACATGGTGCCCGCCGCCGAGCTACTGCGCCGGGTCGGTCCGGTGCCCGGTCTCGCGGCGATCCTGAACCGGCTCGGCGTGGACGGCGCGGAGTCGCCCGGCCTCGCCGCGGCGGCGCTGGAGCTGGCGATGGAGGGACTGCACCTCAACCGCCGGCTCGCCAAGGAGGAGCTGCCGGGCCGGACGGTCTACGGCTCCTGA
- a CDS encoding vWA domain-containing protein: MSSGAFRYGPWDGGPDPLASPFTAAGALDEMSRQILEGRTPREALEALLRRGMPGRRGLDDMRRAIERRRREARSRGRMDGTLEEVRRLLDTAVGQERAALFPDPSDEARLREAELDALPADPARAVRSLAEYDWRSPQARETYEKISELLRREVLDSQFRGMKQALEGATPEDFARIRDMIGALNTLLEADARGEDTDAAFAEFMSQYGDFFPENPQSLEELVDALARRSAAAARLLAGLTPQQRSELADLMSTAMEDLGLAAEMSRLAQALRASRPDLNWGGRARGRGGRLGEGLTGDEPLGLGDATSALEELAELDELASALGQDYAGASLEDIDPDAVARALGRSAVDDLRSLQQIERELEQQGFITRRAGSLELTPRAVRRIGQAALARIFRQVSARGRGDHNLTDAGSAGDLLGTSRAWQFGDTQPIDVVRTVRNAVLRAGPTGKGRPVRLEVGDFEVAETERRTTAAVCLLVDLSYSMALRGTWGIAKSTALALHTLVSTSFPQDKIHIIGFSDYARELRPVELAGLDSEMVQGTNLQHALLIAGRLLSRYPQAEPVVMVVTDGEPTAHLLRDGTPSFSWPPMPETLELTLAEVDRLTRRGVTINVFMLDDEPRLVQFVEEMARRNGGRVLSPDPTALGSYVIRDYLRSRGRHRVAR, encoded by the coding sequence GTGAGCTCCGGCGCATTCCGTTACGGCCCCTGGGACGGCGGGCCCGACCCGCTGGCCTCCCCCTTCACCGCGGCCGGCGCGCTCGACGAGATGTCCCGCCAGATCCTGGAGGGGCGCACCCCCCGGGAGGCGCTGGAGGCGCTGCTGCGCCGCGGCATGCCGGGCCGGCGTGGCCTGGACGACATGCGCCGCGCCATCGAGCGGCGCCGGCGCGAGGCCCGGTCCCGCGGCCGGATGGACGGCACCCTGGAGGAGGTCCGCCGGCTGCTCGACACGGCCGTCGGTCAGGAACGGGCGGCACTGTTCCCCGACCCGTCGGACGAGGCCCGCCTGCGGGAGGCCGAGCTCGACGCGCTGCCCGCCGACCCGGCGCGCGCGGTGCGGTCGCTGGCCGAGTACGACTGGCGTTCCCCGCAGGCCCGCGAGACCTACGAGAAGATCTCCGAGCTGCTGCGCCGGGAGGTCCTCGACAGCCAGTTCAGGGGCATGAAGCAGGCCCTGGAGGGGGCGACGCCGGAGGATTTCGCCCGCATCCGGGACATGATCGGGGCGCTGAACACCCTGCTGGAGGCCGACGCCCGCGGCGAGGACACCGACGCGGCGTTCGCCGAGTTCATGTCCCAGTACGGCGACTTCTTCCCGGAGAACCCGCAGTCGCTCGAGGAGCTGGTCGACGCGCTGGCGCGCCGGTCGGCGGCGGCCGCCCGGCTGCTCGCCGGGCTCACCCCGCAGCAGCGCTCCGAGCTCGCCGACCTGATGTCCACCGCCATGGAGGATCTGGGCCTGGCGGCCGAGATGTCCCGGCTCGCCCAGGCGCTGCGCGCCTCCCGCCCGGACCTGAACTGGGGCGGCCGGGCCCGTGGCCGCGGCGGCCGGCTCGGCGAGGGCCTCACCGGGGACGAGCCGCTGGGCCTCGGCGACGCCACCTCGGCGCTGGAGGAGCTCGCGGAGCTCGACGAGCTCGCCTCCGCCCTCGGGCAGGACTACGCCGGCGCCTCCCTGGAGGACATCGACCCGGATGCGGTCGCCCGGGCGCTGGGCCGGTCCGCCGTCGACGACCTGCGCAGCCTCCAGCAGATCGAGCGGGAGTTGGAGCAGCAGGGGTTCATCACCCGCCGGGCCGGCAGCCTGGAGCTCACCCCCCGCGCGGTCCGCCGGATCGGGCAGGCGGCGCTGGCCCGGATCTTCCGCCAGGTCTCCGCCCGGGGCCGCGGCGACCACAACCTCACCGACGCCGGTTCGGCCGGCGACCTGCTCGGCACCTCGCGGGCCTGGCAGTTCGGCGACACCCAGCCGATCGACGTCGTCCGCACAGTGCGCAACGCCGTGCTGCGCGCCGGGCCGACCGGCAAGGGCCGGCCGGTGCGGCTGGAGGTCGGCGACTTCGAGGTCGCCGAGACCGAGCGGCGCACCACCGCCGCGGTCTGCCTGCTCGTCGACCTGTCCTACTCGATGGCCCTGCGTGGGACGTGGGGGATCGCGAAGTCGACGGCGCTGGCGCTGCACACCCTCGTCAGCACGTCGTTCCCGCAGGACAAGATCCACATCATCGGTTTCTCGGACTACGCCCGCGAGCTGCGGCCGGTGGAGCTCGCCGGCCTCGACTCCGAGATGGTTCAGGGCACCAACCTGCAGCACGCGCTGCTGATCGCCGGCCGGCTGCTCAGCCGGTACCCGCAGGCCGAACCGGTCGTCATGGTCGTCACCGACGGGGAGCCCACCGCGCACCTGCTGCGCGACGGCACCCCGTCGTTCTCCTGGCCGCCGATGCCCGAGACCCTCGAGCTGACCCTGGCCGAGGTGGACCGGCTGACCCGCCGCGGGGTGACCATCAACGTGTTCATGCTCGACGACGAGCCGCGGCTCGTGCAGTTCGTCGAGGAGATGGCCCGGCGCAACGGCGGGCGGGTGCTCTCACCCGACCCCACCGCCCTCGGCAGCTACGTCATCCGTGACTACCTGCGGTCCCGGGGACGCCACCGCGTCGCCCGCTGA